A window of Apium graveolens cultivar Ventura chromosome 8, ASM990537v1, whole genome shotgun sequence contains these coding sequences:
- the LOC141679551 gene encoding uncharacterized protein LOC141679551 — protein MFKSPSTAELMCWHAQQRTQDGKMRHPADSPSWKNIDNRWPSFGSEPRNLRLALSVDGVNPHNNGLSNRYSCWPVILVTYNLPPWLCMKRKFMMLSILVLGPHEPGNNIDIYLQPMIDDLKKLWEEWEPNVYDAYNKSFFTLKAVLMWTINDFPAYGNLSGCVNKGYKCCPVCGDDTVAKYLTHSRKMCRKICYQGHCRYLPLHHPYRTQKAAFNGQQEFGQPRRTLSGEEVLAEQEQIKFEFGKKMKKAKKVESPWKKKSVFFELEYWKFHHVRHCIDVMHVEKNVYDSLIGTLLNMRHKTKDSAAARRDMMEMGVRSDLAPQVGVKKTYLPPSPFTLPKAEKRTFLSSLMSMKLPYGHASNIKKLVTIIRLCFFFNALCNKVVDVSKLDKLQSDVILTLCDLEKVFHASFFDVMVNDELRENNKGVSDTIRWLAAKPSFSVLTYQGYLVNGVRYFTKEQDDIRVVQNSGVSVIAKAVQVSSGKDLNPVESDLTFYGIIQEIWELDYHAFKAPLFLCKWESNDKGIRVDDLGFTLVDFSRQDDLEDTIMEHPPFCTEIPATDVTTDDVAHTARPNVEGIWIKNTATKTPAPNVVTD, from the exons ATGTTTAAATCTCCTTCCACCGCTGAACTAATGTGTTGGCATGCGCAACAGCGGACACAAGATGGTAAAATGCGACATCCAGCCGACTCTCCATCTTGGAAAAATATAGATAATAGGTGGCCATCCTTTGGTAGTGAACCGAGAAACCTTCGTTTGGCTTTATCGGTGGATGGTGTAAACCCGCACAATAATGGCCTATCTAATAGATATAGTTGCTGGCCAGTCATATTGGTGACTTACAATCTTCCTCCTTGGTTATGTATGAAAAGAAAATTTATGATGTTGTCGATATTAGTCCTTGGCCCGCATGAGCCTGGTAATAACATCGACATATACTTACAACCGATGATTGATGATTTAAAAAAGCTTTGGGAGGAATGGGAACCAAATGTGTATGACGCGtataacaaatcatttttcactttaaaagcaGTTTTAATGTGGACGATAAATGACTTCCCTGCTTACGGAAATTTATCTGGCTGCGTAAATAAGGGTTATAAGTGTTGTCCAGTTTGTGGAGATGACACCGTAGCTAAATATTTGACTCATAGTAGGAAAATGTGTAGGAAAATATGCTACCAAGGGCATTGTCGATATTTGCCTCTACATCATCCTTATAGAACGCAGAAGGCTGCTTTTAATGGACAACAAGAGTTTGGGCAGCCGCGTAGAACCCTATCCGGAGAAGAAGTGTTAGCAGAGCAAGAacaaatcaaatttgaatttgggaagaaaatgaagaaggcaaaGAAGGTTGAAAGTCCATGGAAGAAAAAGTCAGTATTTTTCGAGTTAGAATACTGGAAATTTCACCATGTTAGGCACTGTATTGATGTCATGCATGTCGAGAAGAATGTATATGATAGTCTGATTGGCACATTACTAAATATGCGCCATAAGACAAAGGATAGTGCGGCAGCCCGTCGTGATATGATGGAAATGGGCGTTAGATCTGATTTGGCTCCCCAAGTAGGAGTAAAGAAAACCTATTTGCCTCCTTCTCCCTTTACTTTGCCAAAGGCAGAAAAAAGGACTTTCTTGTCATCATTAATGTCGATGAAACTTCCATACGGACATGCATCGAACATAAAAAAATT GGTCACAATTATTAGATTGTGTTTCTTTTTTAATGCTTTGTGCAACAAAGTAGTAGATGTGTCAAAACTGGATAAGCTGCAGTCAGATGTCATACTAACCTTGTGCGATCTAGAAAAGGTTTTCCATGCGTCATTTTTTGATGTAATG GTGAATGATGAACTAAGGGAGAACAACAAAGGTGTTTCAGATACGATAAGATGGCTCGCTGCCAAGCCATCATTTTCAGTACTAACTTATCAAGGTTATCTAGTGAATGGAGTGCGATATTTTACAAAGGAACAAGATGACATACGCGTTGTTCAAAACAGCGGGGTGTCTGTCATTGCTAAAGCGGTCCAGGTTTCTAGTGGCAAGGACTTGAACCCCGTAGAAAGTGATTTGACATTTTACGGTATCATACAAGAGATATGGGAACTAGACTACCATGCATTCAAAGCTCCCTTGTTCCTGTGTAAATGGGAAAGTAATGATAAAGGAATAAGGGTTGATGATCTTGGGTTCACACTTGTGGATTTTAGTCGACAAG atgacttAGAAGACACGATCATGGAACATCCCCCATTCTGCACTGAAATCCCCGCAACTGATGTCACTACTGATGATGTCGCTCATACTGCTAGACCTAATGTTGAGGGAatttggattaaaaatactgCTACTAAAACCCCTGCACCTAATGTCGTTACTGACTGA